AAGTCACACCAAAACTTTGTTTGTTCATTTTCAGTATTTGTTTTATACAATATCCTTTCATGTTGATTCTTTTCTTGGTGTAATATATATCATTACAGGAACGTCACTCCTGATCAGAAGTATGGGCAACTTTTTGTCTTCTCACTCAGACTTGCTTTGTTGATGGAAATTGTTGGCTTTTCAGTGAGGTTTTTGTCCACATTCTTATGGATTCAGATATATCGATTGGGGGTTTCAACTGTGGACAATCCTATCAACCATGCAGATTACAGTGTCAGAAATAGTTTTGTGAACCCTTCAACACATGATGTAGCTAGGCAGAACTCCAATTCTGATGAGATTTTGGGAGGTGCCATCTATGATCCAACGTATTACTCCTCCCTTTTTGAGGATGCTCAAGATAAACGATGCATGCCTGAGGTATGCTCAACGATTATACATAAGTTTGCTGCAAAAGTCAATGCTTCTGCATGTTCCAGTTTCATATATTCCTTGCAACTTTAAGCTGCTTGTTGATGGTGTTGCATGGACAGACACAATTAATCCTGACATTTATATGGTAATCTGATTCAGTAAGGGGTCAAGAGGGAAATACAAGGGACTTGTAGGAGAATAATAACTAAAATAATAATATGCTAAAATTAGCAGCTTAAATTGCTGGTGTAGGCCTGTGTTTTTGCCAAAGTAGTGTGTTCTATTAGTTTTTTTTTCCATGTTACAGAAAGGAACTATTCTGAGTATATGTTGATATCAACATGAGATCCCTTTGTGCTTTTTCTATTGGAAGTTATCCATAAGTCCATAAATTCAAGTTATATTGTAAAAATTCTTACTCCATGCCTGTCATGTCTTTATAAGATAGATTGCATTTAATATCTAATTTCTGCTGGCAGGGTGACAAACAGATTGTTCATGATGGTCTCTCTTCTCCAGTAATTGAAGCTCCAAAACTTAAATCATGCATTGGTAGATCTTTTCATGGTATAGATGTAAGTCCTTTTTTTAGCAGTTTTTATTTGTACAGttcttgagcaatttatctttccaTGTTTCTAAATTGCAATCAGTGCATGAGAATATTATCAAATTGTTTGATACCTGACTTGGGGTTTTCATGTAGACCATCCAGACCTTGAACATTTTATAGACAACATTGTTTTGTTCAGGCCCGGGACTAGATCATAAActgaagccaaaagtgaagttgTATATTAAGTTAGCAGAATTGATGTTCGTCTTCATTCTCTTCTTTTAGAGGGTTAAATAATTTCGTCAGCTAGCGTTCTTGTGGACCAGCTACTGTGCTACTCGTGTCTGGAATTTGATTATGTATCTTAGTGTGTCATTTCTTTGGTTCACTGAAGACTTCTCATACGAATATTTGATTTAGTGAATTTGGGGTAAAGTTAGTGGTGCTttgttaggctccaagtttgaatttgaaTCGAGTGGCAAGCTGAAGTGATCGATGGTCAGTTGATGTCACCAAAATGTGTTGGATTTGACACTTAATTATTTGTTTTTGGATGATTCTGTTCTGAGCCCCTTAAAAAAATAGTAGTTTGGTGGACTGGAATTTGTAATTCTTTGATTACTAAATTCTGGATTACATTTTGGTAAACATGCTAAGGTCCATCCACcggagaaggaaaagaaatccGATACCAACAGTAACTTATCTTTTTCTCTGATATAAAAATTGTTGCTCTCTCCTTTTCTTATGTTGTGTTAATCTAATTTCGGCTAAATTATTCTTCTGCAGATCGATAGTGCTCTTAGAAAGCCCCTAGTGCAGTGATTTGTATTCTATTCTTAGTGGATCACATTTTGGCATCTGTGCCTTGTTTAACTGATCGGTTCATAGTTGCCCGGATTTTGGCATGATGATTATTCCGCAGAAGATGCTGGTCTAATATCCCCTTGGGCCCTTCAATGGAGTTGCCGCTGGTCCTTTCACCTTGGAATCCTTATGTGGACATTGGTGAAGCTCAGTTGACATCATCAGCACTAAACTCGACAAGAACACTGTACCCAGATACACATACTGATCTATCACATCTGGCAGCAATAGATCACTGGAAACATGGAGGTGCCATCGGTCCAACTTTTATGTTGAGTATGATTGTGTAAGCAGTTGTTGGACCAACTTTTTTGTGTTTTTCGCCAATCAATGATGAGCATCTAAATGCTGGTGTTGCATGTAATTCGAGGTTTTGAATCATCTTGGAGCATGATATAAGAGCTCTCGACATCTCTTAGTTGCTATACAtcattatttctttcttttgactGGTTTCTTGCAGCCATATGTGAAACAGAATACTTGATCTTTATGCATGTCAgcaattcaaaaatattttttcttgattttattATTGATGTATGCATAGGTGACCTTAGTAGGGGTGCATAGGGTTCGATTCGAATCGAAATTGACAGTTCTGAACCGAAAGGAATTATATAGTTTTGTTTCGATTCCTAGAAATTAGAATTGAAATTGAGACCGATGTTTTCTAACTTActgaatatgaaaataaaagagtAAAACATAAACAAGTTCCATGGTTAGTTCTTCAAATTTACAGATTAATGATTTGAGTTTAAATCATGagagaataatttattttttcaatcaaaattgatggATCAAATGGCAATTAGAATTAGAATTGGTGTGTGATTATGGAACTGTGATAACCTTCAGACCCAAGACAGATTATCTTGATGGTATAATTAGTTttactaaatataaaaaaattaatagtaaAATATAAATAAGTTGCATGGTGTTTGAATCTTGAtggaataatttataaatatattttttttatcaatcaataGATTTTGTTTTACTTGTTAGATCCCATAATTGCTAGTCTCGTAACTGTTAGAACTCTATGAGGTGGTGCGAGAAGAGACACAACTCATCATCGTTTCTCGGTTGCTATATGTTGTGTGTTGTGGATGAGATCACAAGTTGATGAAAAGATGCAGAAAACTCTGAATGTGATGCCTTGGTGGAACAAGTGGCCCAAAGTTGTTTGTATCCTTCTTTGGAGAACTAAGAATGAGTGATCTTGTCAGAGAAGAACTCAAATTCAGCTCAATATTTAAGGTTTATACTTCAGCCATTGACTAAAATGAAAATGTTTTATCAAATCACAAATCTAGATAGTAAAAGGAGACCTTTTATTCTCTATTTGTGCACATAAATATCATTTGTTTTATTGATGCCTTCACAGATCAAACTACAAAGCTTAATTCTGAAATGTAGGATCCTCCTCACTGCTTTTATGGTATGTGGAAAGCAGCATCAGCATCATTGTCTCTGATGCCATGGAGGTCTTGCCCCACTGGTCTCTGTCACCTTGGTGATTGCCATAGACTTGAGATGAGCCAAGATGCAGTCGATATCCTCCTCCGGTTTAATACAACAGGATCAAGTTGAGTTGCCTGGGATTGCTTTTTGATGTCTTAGCTGGTACCATCTTAATTAACCCATCTACAGAAAGAAAGAATGATGTTTTCTTTTCTCAGTTATTATTTTTCTCAAAAACTACCATAACACAAAGATATCAAGCATTTGCCGAAAAACTCAGCCAATATTCTATATCTCATAATTTTTATTGTAAGACCTACACTGCACATCAGATAGGATGCATCATGAATCTGTGTTTATGAAACCTGAAGGCCATGCAAAACCATCAAGAACTGTTATACTGCAAATACAGAGACTATTTTGTTAAAGAAGTCTCGGACATACATATATTCATGTCCTGATGAATAAGCACAAGAATCTATTTAATGAAGCAAAGCAGCAGGCATGGCATGACTAAATTTCCCCAAAATTAAGCTTATCAGTTTTGTAGTTGAGTTAGTCTCAACCACTAATCTCAGGCACAAAAAATGTTTCATGCAATTTTCTGATGAGTCCTAGGCTTTATTATATCCAACATGCGATTGTATACTGGCATCTGATGCATGGAAACTGATTCAACCAACCAACCAGAACCAGAGGCAGGGTTAATTGCACTATGATTTTTACTTGGTCCAGTTAATATATTATTCTCCACAGCCATTAATCAACTTAACTAATGGTGTAGTAATAACAAATGGATACTAAAACTTCTTAGCATTGTGTAACTCTTGGATGGAATCAAGAGAAGCCAAAGGAATGCTGCAGGGAAAAAACTCTATATGAAACAATTGAAGTGCTGAAtatgtttcaaatggatatctaGAGTGCTTCATACCTATAAGAATGCTGAGCTGCCAAGTACCAATGATCGATGTTCTGAAGCATCTGCGAGAGTAACACTGGTTTTATTATTGAAAACAGTTGCAAGAACACAAAAAGGCATTCGAGTATATACTAGTGAAACATACCGAAAAGTGGTGGCTGCTTCAGGCAAGGAATACTTCAGCAAAAGTTACTTGGACATGTTCTGCCATAAGCAAACAGCTTTATAAACAATGGTTTCCTGTGGGTTCTCGAAGCTAACATGTTCACATTATATGGTCGCAGCTCACACCTTGCATAGTGCTGCAACATCACACTGTACAAAGAAGCCATAGCAGATAGCGTATGATAACAACTATAGTATAAAGCTCCAAACTACCATAATTTGATTAATTAAAAGCCCATGTATCGAAGGATCCAAGAATTGCAACTCAAAAGTACCGGTAAGCTTGTGAGAAACAAAAAACTCCAAGATTCCTCACATGTTCCTCCACAACATACAGATTCTTATCAGTTCGGTATATGTAAACCTGGGCAATCAAATACGTTCTTGGAGAAAACTAAAatagcaattttttctttcttgataaaGAAATTGTATCTCATCATACAGTAGTTTGATAAAGAAACTGTATCTCATCATTCGGTAGAAACATTATAATATAAATTGTCATACTATTAAGGCCCTTTAAGCTTCTGTCTATGAATTTGTCAAACTTTGATGATAAATTTGGAAGATATTAAGTTTACCAGAAAATAATTGGATAGAATTTTGTCCTCCATCTGCAAGATACTTTTGGCAAATTACACAAAGATAACGAAGGAAGTTGAGATTCTAGAAAGGCTTTGATGAAGAAATCATGACAAGCAAGCTCAAAATATACAAGTGTATCTCTTTACAGAACTCCCATTATGCTTACCAACTGCCAAATATGCACTTTCCAAGCACCATGTTGAAAGTTAATCATATGCTGAGTCCAGTTAAGGAACTTTCAGAGTAATAAGTTTTCAAGATTTACAGGAACAAAGCCAATTCCAAGATTCCATCTCCAACTCTGTAAATTAACAATATAGAGTCCTGTGATGATACATCTTATTCGGGCAATTCTTTTAAAATTACAAGATTTGCAACATGGCTTATGCATCGATGACTATTACTGAATCATGTGATATATCAAATAATGCGCTTGAAAGAAATTAAAGATAAAGTTAAAACTATTCGATGAGTTCATGTCATACGTAATTAAgtgaaaacaaaataatatagccCAAAGCAAGAATAGAAGAAGCATGACAAGCAGTAGTAATTTTTTAACAGCTTAATTCATCACAAACATgtcgacaaaaaaaaaaagttaccacAAAGTATGTTCCAGATGTTGAATAAAACTGAGATTGGAAATAAGTAGAAAATCAGGAACCTATTGCAAAAATTAAAACCTATTGCCGACAAATAAAACTAGAAAGGTTAGGGTCATATGTTATTAAAGCAAAGAGCAAAGATCAGGCCATCCTCCAGAGATTCTGTTAGACAACCAAAGAAGGTCTAATACTGTATCAATGAAAAATAAAGATGAAAAGAGAAATGAGTATAACAATAACATATAAGAGATTAGCTAGTAAAATTAATGTTTTACCGACTGATGAGTGGCAAAAGGGGGCAGAATAGTCCCCAGAACATGTGCAAGAATACACATACCACGATCTTATTTGATAGAAGGAACAGTGATTAGGGCTATATCATAGTAGATTGTTTCTGGTTATTGCTATAGAAGTAAAGAAAATTATCTAGTACTAGAGGATGTATCATGTATTCCTGCCTACTTCTTGATCCTACGCACTTTCTTTGGCCCCCAAACTTCCATTCTCCCTAGCGGGCATCCGCAAGGAGAGCGAAAGATTAGAACTGTGCGTCCATTCAGCGGTGCCATCTTCTTCAGCTCAGCCTCGAGTTCCTTGTGATCCTGCCCCAAGTCCAAGGGGCGCGTCCCAAAAGCATCTTTCGGCAGTGGCGGCAAGCACTTGACGCACTCCTCTGATTCGAGCTGGATGTCGAATTCGACGGCTTTACGCAGACCTTTGCAGTAGGGATTGCCGCACTTCCTCGCCTGGTAATTGAAGAATTCCCAGGCAGCGATCGCGGTGACGAACACGAAGATCAAGCCAGCGGCGTAAGCGACGGGGGCCTGGTAGAGGACGTCACCGATGACGTCGATCGCGGCCGGCAGGAGCTCGTACGCTTCCCGGAAGATGAACTGGAAGTAGGGGACTGTGAGAACGGTGAGCGCTCCGAGGACCAGGAATAGCATCACGATGTCGATGGCGGCGAAAGGGGAGTGCTCGCAGAAGGGGTGGGAAAGGGGGTTCAATGACTTGCTCTTTCTCCTCGACTGGCCGATCCGGTGGTCGGAAGAGGCCTGGGAGTTAGCCAGGTGCCGGTGCTGCTCGAAGGCCCTGCAGAACTCGATCAAGCTCCGGCAATCCACCATCCTTAACCCAAATTACCCACCACCAGTGACCAAATCCTTCAAAGATGGAAACTTTACACAGACGTAGCAGCCGCGATCGATCGGTCAAGGAAATTATAGTGGTCAGAAACCAGCCCACAGACGACGCGCCAGCACCAACCGAACGCAGATCCACCGAATCGAACCAGAACGCCCACGGAAAGCCGGATCGAGGGGCGAGGATCCCTGGATCAAGATCCAAGTCGATCAGGGGAGAGAGGGCGAACCGATCGGAGCCGATGGAGATCTATGGAGACCGAATCGAATtggaggggaaggggaaggggtagACGATGAGACGGATAGAGCGGGAATCGTGAGGGGTCTCCGCTGGTGGAGGGAGTGCCGTGCCGACGGAGGATGAAAGGGTAGACGGCGAGAAGGAACGGATCAAATCACGTCGTAATGACGTGCGGAGAAGAGAAGCGTGGATTTCAGAGTCAACAATAATGGCAttgaaggatatatatatatatatatatatatatatatatatatatatatatatatatatatatatatatatatatatatatatatatatatatatatatatatatatatttatttatttatttatttatatagaaTAAAAAGGGAAGACAGAAGTACGAGGGAATATGGAGTGAGGGGTCAGATGGTGGGGAGCAAATGTGTACTTCATTTTTTAGAGGGTAATATcagattttatttatatatatatatatatgatattttttatattaaaaatattttaagtgtataacattttttaaattaaaatactaTTTTTTTTAACAAAGGATAAGAAATAAAGATGGGATTATCTATTGATGTATTTACTAGTAAGCACGTTGTAAATTGATTATTTGTATTATCAAGTACTCATCTTTTTTATAGGGATATAtgcatatttaaataattatagtgGTAAATATGatactataaaaattttaaatgacaAATTGTAATGAACCCTTTTTCACTCTCTTCAACATTAAAATTTTTGGATGATTTATTAGGAAAATTTTATTTAGTTgttctcttgttttcatttgatCTTGTTTATAGAATTTAATCTATCATTTTCCaatggaaaaaaatatttttatataaaaaagctTATTTTGTGTTGAAtaaaagcaaaaaataaaaactttttttTGGATAAATCATCCAATTCCTTTCATACAAAAATGAATTTTATGGTGTAAAAAGTTGATAGGTGTctttttatattctttattttttttctttttgagctTTCTGAAGGCTGAGAAATATGTCCCCTCATCATGAATTCAACAGTTGACTGAGTTAATGGCTTAAAGGACACATAAATCTGACTTGTTGACTTTCCTAATTATAGTAATTGATCACCAATTCCAGAAGACACACAAAAGTAGTGAGCTTGGCATTTTTTTTTTGGAACAACAGCACCAAATCAATCCTTGATTTCCCACcctttccaatttcatttcttaaaATTGCTTTTGCAACATAGCAATTTTACCATATTaatcaattaagaaaaatattttaaaaatattgtaatacaATAAATTAAGATTTAGCAATATGtaggataaataaataaattacaacAAGGCTGTTATTAAAATAGATCTATGACAAATCTTAGTAC
Above is a genomic segment from Musa acuminata AAA Group cultivar baxijiao chromosome BXJ3-4, Cavendish_Baxijiao_AAA, whole genome shotgun sequence containing:
- the LOC103981090 gene encoding uncharacterized protein At5g19025, encoding MVDCRSLIEFCRAFEQHRHLANSQASSDHRIGQSRRKSKSLNPLSHPFCEHSPFAAIDIVMLFLVLGALTVLTVPYFQFIFREAYELLPAAIDVIGDVLYQAPVAYAAGLIFVFVTAIAAWEFFNYQARKCGNPYCKGLRKAVEFDIQLESEECVKCLPPLPKDAFGTRPLDLGQDHKELEAELKKMAPLNGRTVLIFRSPCGCPLGRMEVWGPKKVRRIKK
- the LOC135634674 gene encoding uncharacterized protein LOC135634674; its protein translation is MPLCSTSLRLRIQSWLRDYDRLQSVAVILIYIQIGCALIGSLGALYNGVLLINLVVALFALVAIESSSQSLGRTYAVLLFFAIVLDIAWFILFSRTIWNVTPDQKYGQLFVFSLRLALLMEIVGFSVRFLSTFLWIQIYRLGVSTVDNPINHADYSVRNSFVNPSTHDVARQNSNSDEILGGAIYDPTYYSSLFEDAQDKRCMPEGDKQIVHDGLSSPVIEAPKLKSCIGRSFHGIDIDSALRKPLVQ